The stretch of DNA ctGAGACACCTTCTCCCCTTCAATGCTGCCGCCACATTTCCCTTGCATTCTATCTGGAAATGCAACCTGCCCAGAGTGACTTTCTAGTTTGTGTTGATTAAAGAGCAACCAATTACAGTGCTTCCTGAGGATGGAGATGCTAAGGCACCAGGATTTACCAAGTACTTAAACGTCACAGCGGCTCCCAGAAGGGCACAGGGCACTGGCCTGCTAGTCACTGGCATTGCTGGTGGGCGGTGTATGCAAAGACCCAGAATGCACAGGTCTGATAGAGCAGTCTGTATGGATTGGTTTGTGGTGCTCCTCCACATGAAGTCTGTCTCTATTACCAGTTGCTGTTGGACAATGTTCTAACAGTCCCtccccagaagcacagtagaatgTTGCTAGCCAATATAAGATCTTTATTTACACAGGTGAAGTTGAACTGCAGTTTCCTGTCAGGCCAGCCTATTTGCTGATTGGATGGAATCCTGAAGTCCTGGAAGCTGCTGCCCAGCCTGGGGAAGCTGCCAACAAGGAGTAGAATAGCTGGTTTGAAGGGTGCTTTGTTGTACAAATAAGGAGCAGTGACTGGCGGGCTTCAGTTAGTGTTCTGGCTCCAAGGTCCACTTGTCAGTGCTTTACTGggtgttttatatataatactattAGGAGAAATATCAGGCTTTGACCATTGCTGTTTAGTGCCAGTGGGTAAAAATGCCCAGTTCCAGTAGCCTAAGGCATGTTATTTGTTGATGTAAATGAAACCAAAGAAACTGGTTGCACTGCCTTGTTTTGCGTATAAGCAGATTTGTTGTTGTTTCACAAGAATCCTGTTTTGTCAGGCCACGGACGGCACGCTCAAGCTGACCCTATACCAGTACAAAACCTGCCCGTTCTGCAGCAAAGTGCGTGCCTTCCTCGATTTTTATCAGCTGCCTCATGAGATCGTAGAGGTCAATCCAGTCATGAGACGAGAGATAAAGTTCTCCAGCTACAGAAAGGTTCCCATTCTGATTGCCGACTCCAGCTCTTCTTTGGTGAGTTCCTTCTGCCAACACCACCAGGTAGCAGGTGGGGTTACTGGTAAGGCAGTTAGTCCAAATGGGTAAAAATACGGGTTGGACTTTACCCGGCCTAGAGTCAGGGATGCCCAAGGCAAAAGCGTCCAGCACCCTCCCATCTCCTCACATATGCTCACTGTAAAGCGTGTACCCACCCACCGCCCCCTTTTCCTTGGGCACCAAGATGTGCACAGAATCTGGACTTTAGATGGGCACAAATTATGGCTAGTGAGGCAAAAGAGGTACATGGATCCATGCAGGACCCTGTATGTATTGACAGATTCTgtattctgccactaggtggagcatgcaGTAAAAATGATAACAGAaaaatccttggaaaatggcaCTGCTGCAAAGGTTTTATACTTTTCAGCATTCTTATcactttttttgcttttgcaGCAACTCAACGACTCCTCTGTTATCATCAGTGTGATAAAGACTTTCCTTACCTCCAAGTAAGTCTGTGCAAAACTAGTTTTAATGCGTCTCTTCCAGTATCCATGACTGGTTTGTGTTGTTATAGCCAGGACAACGACATTTGCTATGACATGGGCAGAGAAGGAAGTGATATTCAGAGATTTAGTGGCCAGAATGATTTTTGTTCTAACTTTCCCCCCTAGGAAGCAACCTACTCCCACGCCCATTATACAGTAAACCCAAGTTGACTGCCATACCTGGCTTCTGCTCTATGGGCTGTTCTCCCCATGATTTCTGTAATCAAaattattagtatttttttatgTTCTTGTAATACATGAAACAGGAAAAGCTTGGAGGAAATCCTGTCCTATTATCCGTCAATGAAAGCTGCGAATGACCAGGGAAAGGAGGTGATTGAATACAATAACAAGTATTGGTTGATGTTGGATGAACGGGAGACCAAGCAAGTCTATCCAACCAAAGAATCCCGAGTGTAAGTCTGACCCGTTGGGGGGAGGAACCTTGGTCTTTTCTGTTGGTTCCCTGCAGGATGTAAATACAGTTTTCTCTGTCCCCCAGTGAAGAAATGAAATGGCGCCGCTGGGCAGATGATTGGCTCGTACACCTCATCTCTCCCAATGTGTATCGGACCCCCCATGAAGCCCTCGCCTCCTTTGACTACATTGTCCGAGAGGGAAACTTTGGCCCGGTGGAAGGCTTGTTTGCTAAATATGTAGGAGCAGTAGCCATGTACATAATCGGCAAAAGGCTGAAGAGCAGGTGTGTGCAGGGTGGGTGGCTGTGCTTATAAAGTGCCATTGCTTGGGATGTGGGTAAGACACGCTTAGGCCCTATTGTGGCCCTCTAGCTGTAGCCAAAACCGTTGATTCCCACCAGTATAACCATTAGAGGGATGCTAGGAGCCACACATTGTCTTTAATGTAGCCATGTCGCCTTACGTGATTTCTCGTGTGGCCCAATTGCAGGCACCATCTTCAGGATGACGTGCGTCAGGATCTGTATGCCGCAGCCAATGATTGGGTGGCGGCCGTGGGCAAGCACAGGAAGTTTATGGGAGGATCTCAGCCCAACCTTGCTGACCTGGTGAGCATTTGCTGTTGTGTGTGATGGGTGCATCGGGGGAGGGTGACTGGGCCCAGTCTGATCCTGCTTGATTCCCCAGGTGTTCTCTAACCTATCTGTGCATTCCCTATTTTTTAAGGCTGTGTACGGGGTGATGCGAGTGATGGAGGGGCTGGAATCATTCGATGATATGATGACCAACACCAAGATCAAGCCCTGGTATGAGCGGATGACCACGGCTGTTTATAGCCCTGTAGATTCACAGTGAGCCCCTGCCCTGAAGTAGAAAGCTGATTGCACTGGACTCCTGCAGAAACCCAGGGAGGACCAAAGCCGAAGCACTTAATTAAT from Xenopus tropicalis strain Nigerian chromosome 8, UCB_Xtro_10.0, whole genome shotgun sequence encodes:
- the ptges2 gene encoding prostaglandin E synthase 2 isoform X1, which codes for MAAYTAGLFGASTRRLVLPQRLTGVVMGAAQTGRCLSFPSVSGGGSLIVSGLGARAHMSLGTRSHLPLYRAVGKSNLPLVGPTCPVVRGFRAGGWWKDSDRRTRKLLGLAFVLGGSLGVFQALQSSLGEQRAEEEQQATDGTLKLTLYQYKTCPFCSKVRAFLDFYQLPHEIVEVNPVMRREIKFSSYRKVPILIADSSSSLQLNDSSVIISVIKTFLTSKKSLEEILSYYPSMKAANDQGKEVIEYNNKYWLMLDERETKQVYPTKESRVEEMKWRRWADDWLVHLISPNVYRTPHEALASFDYIVREGNFGPVEGLFAKYVGAVAMYIIGKRLKSRHHLQDDVRQDLYAAANDWVAAVGKHRKFMGGSQPNLADLAVYGVMRVMEGLESFDDMMTNTKIKPWYERMTTAVYSPVDSQ
- the ptges2 gene encoding prostaglandin E synthase 2 isoform X2, producing MAAYTAGLFGASTRRLVLPQRLTGVVMGAAQTGRCLSFPSVSGGGSLIVSGLGARAHMSLGTRSHLPLYRAVGKSNLPLVGPTCPVVRGFRAGGWWKDSDRRTRKLLGLAFVLGGSLGVFQALQSSLGEQRAEEEQQATDGTLKLTLYQYKTCPFCSKVRAFLDFYQLPHEIVEVNPVMRREIKFSSYRKVPILIADSSSSLQLNDSSVIISVIKTFLTSKKSLEEILSYYPSMKAANDQGKEVIEYNNKYWLMLDERETKQVYPTKESRVEEMKWRRWADDWLVHLISPNVYRTPHEALASFDYIVREGNFGPVEGLFAKYVGAVAMYIIGKRLKSRCVQGTIFRMTCVRICMPQPMIGWRPWASTGSLWEDLSPTLLTWLCTG